A region of Flavobacterium album DNA encodes the following proteins:
- a CDS encoding N-acetylmuramoyl-L-alanine amidase family protein: protein MTTNNRLKLAFLVFIACMGTVFAQGNSKFTVVLDAGHGSQDTGASYHGFKEKDVTLSVVLKTGKLLEKEGVKVIYTRKTDVFIELDERCNIANKAEADLFVSIHCNSETKKTASGAETYVMGTAKNASHLEVAKKENSVINFESDKTRYEGFDPNKPETIIGLTLLNEQSAFQSIDLAIKIQDGFRKSLRRKDRGVKQAPFWVLHRTAMPSILIELGFISYKPEGEYLTSDAGQDEIAEAITKSIMDYKKEYFIAGDVSYTETRNDDTPKSAPKAVSVPKSVEAPKMISAPKKGESFKIQIATGGKDLALKPSNFKGLKNVTKDKSASTIRYFYGETTDREKAGKLLAEAKAKGYKDAFIVAF from the coding sequence ATGACAACAAATAACAGATTAAAACTGGCTTTCCTTGTATTTATTGCATGCATGGGAACGGTTTTCGCGCAGGGCAACTCAAAGTTCACGGTAGTGCTGGATGCAGGGCATGGCTCCCAGGACACCGGTGCGTCCTACCATGGCTTTAAAGAAAAGGATGTTACGCTCAGCGTTGTGCTCAAGACGGGAAAACTGCTGGAAAAAGAAGGAGTAAAGGTGATCTATACCCGTAAAACAGATGTGTTCATAGAGCTTGACGAGCGCTGCAATATAGCCAACAAGGCTGAAGCCGACCTTTTTGTGTCCATCCATTGCAACAGCGAGACAAAAAAAACTGCCTCTGGTGCGGAGACCTATGTTATGGGTACTGCCAAAAATGCCTCACACCTCGAAGTGGCAAAAAAAGAGAACTCAGTTATCAATTTTGAATCCGATAAAACACGATATGAAGGCTTTGACCCTAATAAGCCGGAAACGATCATTGGCCTCACGCTGTTAAACGAGCAGTCGGCATTCCAGAGCATCGACCTTGCCATAAAGATCCAGGACGGATTCAGGAAGAGCCTCAGGAGGAAAGACAGGGGCGTAAAGCAGGCCCCGTTTTGGGTACTGCACAGGACAGCCATGCCAAGCATACTTATAGAGTTGGGCTTTATTTCGTATAAGCCCGAGGGCGAATACCTCACGTCGGATGCGGGGCAGGACGAAATAGCCGAAGCCATCACGAAATCTATTATGGATTATAAAAAGGAATATTTTATTGCAGGTGATGTAAGCTATACCGAAACCCGTAATGACGATACCCCAAAATCGGCTCCCAAAGCAGTTTCGGTCCCAAAATCAGTAGAAGCTCCCAAAATGATTTCAGCCCCAAAAAAGGGAGAGAGCTTTAAAATACAGATCGCCACAGGGGGTAAGGATCTCGCATTGAAGCCTTCTAATTTTAAAGGCCTTAAAAATGTAACCAAAGACAAAAGCGCATCAACGATACGGTATTTTTACGGGGAGACCACAGACCGGGAAAAAGCTGGTAAACTTTTAGCGGAAGCAAAAGCAAAAGGATATAAGGATGCTTTTATTGTGGCTTTTTAA
- a CDS encoding N-acetylmuramoyl-L-alanine amidase: MYNTIRKMDIAMTGNRRLKLTFFTFILCWGAAFAQGNSKFRVVLDPGHGAKDYGAVYHGFIEKNIALNVALKVGKILEKDPGVQVIYTRKTDVFIELGERCNIANRADANVFVSIHCNGESKKTAYGTEAFVIGTTKNASNLEVAKKENAVISLEDDYKVKYAGYDPNRPESMIGLMLQQEEYINQSIDLASKVEENFTDDLKRKKRGVKQAPFLVLHKTAMPSILIELGFLSYQPEGEYLNSEAGQDELAESIAKAILSYKKEYFIPGTVDYKEPAVADEPKTTPKTEKPVSKPAAEKPVAKPVADNATASSTKGQSFRVQIAASGNDLETVPSNFKGLGNITKEKSASVIKYFYGETTDREQAKTLLAEAKAKGYTSAFIATFKDGKKVN, translated from the coding sequence ATGTATAACACGATCAGGAAAATGGATATTGCAATGACAGGGAACAGGAGACTAAAACTGACTTTTTTTACATTTATTTTATGCTGGGGCGCTGCTTTTGCGCAGGGCAACTCAAAATTCAGGGTTGTGCTGGACCCGGGACACGGCGCAAAGGACTACGGCGCTGTTTACCACGGTTTCATCGAAAAGAACATCGCGCTTAATGTTGCCCTTAAAGTAGGTAAAATTTTGGAAAAAGATCCCGGCGTCCAGGTGATCTATACGCGTAAGACCGATGTTTTCATTGAGTTGGGCGAACGCTGCAATATTGCCAACAGGGCAGATGCCAATGTGTTCGTTTCGATACACTGCAATGGCGAAAGCAAGAAAACGGCTTATGGCACCGAGGCTTTTGTCATCGGTACGACTAAGAACGCATCCAACCTTGAAGTGGCTAAAAAGGAGAATGCCGTTATCAGCCTTGAGGACGATTACAAGGTGAAATATGCCGGCTACGACCCGAACAGGCCTGAAAGCATGATCGGGCTTATGCTCCAGCAGGAAGAATACATCAACCAGAGTATCGACCTTGCCAGTAAGGTGGAGGAGAATTTTACTGATGACCTTAAAAGAAAAAAGAGGGGAGTAAAGCAGGCTCCGTTTCTCGTTTTGCATAAAACAGCCATGCCCAGCATACTTATAGAGCTTGGCTTCCTTTCCTACCAGCCGGAAGGTGAATACCTCAATTCTGAGGCGGGGCAGGATGAGCTTGCTGAGTCTATAGCAAAGGCGATACTTTCATACAAAAAAGAATATTTTATTCCGGGTACTGTCGATTATAAAGAGCCTGCCGTAGCTGACGAACCGAAAACCACACCTAAAACAGAGAAGCCTGTATCAAAACCTGCTGCCGAGAAACCTGTAGCTAAGCCTGTGGCAGACAATGCGACTGCATCTTCAACAAAAGGGCAAAGCTTCAGGGTGCAGATCGCTGCCAGCGGCAATGACCTTGAGACCGTGCCTTCAAACTTCAAGGGGCTGGGGAACATTACAAAAGAAAAGAGCGCCTCAGTCATAAAATATTTTTATGGTGAAACTACCGATCGCGAGCAAGCCAAAACGCTGTTGGCAGAAGCTAAAGCGAAAGGGTATACGTCAGCATTCATAGCTACATTTAAAGACGGTAAAAAAGTCAATTAG